The following are encoded together in the Salvia hispanica cultivar TCC Black 2014 chromosome 6, UniMelb_Shisp_WGS_1.0, whole genome shotgun sequence genome:
- the LOC125192628 gene encoding GDSL esterase/lipase At4g10955-like, producing MWRRGAVETKNVSAHAVEHEIQHPYAFNVSGPRNVPSINWRDLINSTWKDANYKRTVMACFIQAVYLLELDRQESRSLAPKWWKPFKYKLVQPLIDHRDASIFGAVLEWDRAAALQDLVVMKPSGAPKAVLALRGTLLKAPTMRRDIQDDLRFLAWESLKGSVRFTTALTALSSLSQKHGAANVVIAGHSLGAGFALQVGKELAKRGVCVEAHLFNPPSVSLASSLKSVGERAGVAWRMLKSVIPMRGGGGGDADVARSVETEVKQVWMPLLYVNNSDYICCYYSDGGGAEVSGGGGAKMFVASKGKQSFVEAHGLEQWWSDDLELEMAINNSKLISRQLQSLYKDYP from the exons ATGTGGCGGCGGGGCGCAGTGGAGACCAAGAACGTATCGGCGCACGCGGTGGAGCATGAAATCCAGCACCCTTATGCGTTCAACGTCTCCGGCCCTCGCAACGTCCCTTCCATCAATTGGAGAGACCTCATCAACTCCACCTG GAAGGATGCAAACTACAAGAGGACAGTGATGGCCTGCTTCATACAAGCAGTGTACCTACTGGAGCTCGACCGCCAAGAAAGCAGAAGCCTGGCTCCCAAATGGTGGAAGCCCTTCAAGTACAAACTCGTCCAGCCCCTTATAGACCACCGAGACGCCTCCATCTTCGGCGCTGTCTTGGAATGGGATCGCGCCGCCGCCCTCCAAGACCTAGTGGTCATGAAGCCCAGCGGCGCCCCTAAGGCTGTGCTTGCTCTCAGAGGCACTCTCCTCAAGGCTCCCACCATGAGGCGCGACATCCAGGATGATCTCCGTTTCTTAGCTTGGGAGAGCTTGAAAGGCTCAGTGAGATTCACCACAGCCCTCACCGCTCTGAGTTCCCTCTCTCAAAAGCATGGCGCTGCTAACGTGGTCATCGCGGGGCATTCGTTGGGTGCTGGCTTTGCTCTGCAGGTAGGGAAGGAGCTGGCCAAGAGAGGGGTTTGTGTGGAGGCGCATCTGTTCAATCCGCCCTCGGTTTCGTTGGCTTCGAGCTTGAAAAGTGTGGGGGAGAGGGCGGGCGTGGCGTGGAGAATGCTTAAGTCTGTGATTCCGATgagaggtggtggtggtggggatgctgatGTGGCGAGATCGGTGGAGACGGAGGTGAAGCAGGTGTGGATGCCGCTTTTGTATGTGAACAACAGTGACTATATATGCTGCTATTATAGTGATGGAGGTGGGGCGGAGGtgagtggtggtggtggtgcaAAGATGTTTGTGGCGAGCAAGGGGAAGCAGAGCTTTGTGGAGGCGCATGGGCTGGAGCAGTGGTGGTCCGATGACTTGGAGCTGGAGATGGCCATTAATAATAGTAAGCTTATTAGTAGGCAGCTTCAATCTTTGTATAAAGACTATCCAtga
- the LOC125194223 gene encoding callose synthase 7-like, with protein MASSSGTKGDMGPPRSLSKRLTRALTVMDPSDENSAVDSELVPSSLAFIAPVLRVANEIEQDNPRVAYLCRFHAFEQAHKADPTSTGRGVRQFKTYLLHRLEKEEAETEPKLAGNDPREIQKYYQLFYEHNIKRGGNTKTPEEMAKIYQIATVLYDVLRTVVPSAKVDSETQKYAKDVQEKKEQYEHFNILPLHAVGVKPAIMELPEIKAALQAIRYVYHLPTFQMPEERERPVNDILEWLALRFGFQKGNVANQREHLILLLANMDIRNKNLQTYTHLEGKTVQELMDMIFKNYQSWCKYLHLKQHLDCPRDERKQQLQLLYIGLYLLIWGEASNIRFMPECLCYIFHCMAKEMHETLFNNAQHVTGAATQLVPLGEESFLKKIVTPIYEVLEKEARRNKEGKASHSAWRNYDDLNEYFWTKRCFKLKWPLDLKADFFVHSEVIKSRHKRHNQTVGKRKPKTNFVEVRTFWHLYRSFDRMWIFFILVLQAMIIIAWHQRVSSNVLFDEDVFRSVLSIFITAAILNFLRAVLDMVLSFHAWRSLKVTQILRYLLKLATATFWLIVMPLTYSRSIQNPTGIMRLIDNLGADWQNQDLYYYCIAIYFLPNILASFLFLFPFMRRVMERSNWRIIVLLMWWAQPKLYVGRGMHEDMFSLFKYTLFWITLLISKIAFSYYVEILPLIEPTRTIMNITVSNYDWHDFFPNATHNMGVVISIWAPVILVYFMDTQIWYAIYGTIIGGIYGAFSHLGEIRTLGMLRARFENVPLAFSKRLVPYSKGEAKRHRGDDMYDRINIAKFSQMWNEFISSLRNEDLISHWERDLLLVPYSSSDVPVVQWPPFLLASKIPIVLDMAKDFKENDDAELFRKIKSDDFMKSAVIECYEILKQVLIGLLLDEGDKEIIRQICNKVDSSIRDRRFLREFDMTGLPLLNEKLDRFFKLLMEDYEDLELYRSQIINKLQDIIEIIIQDVMFDGHKILENFNQGNEKEQQKFEKVNINLLESSSWKEKVVRLHLLLTVKESAINVPMNLEARRRITFFANSLFMTMPPAPKVRNMLSFSVLTPYYREDVLYSPEELKKENEDGISTLFYLQKIYPDEWNNYMERIRDPKLSYFKRDKNEMDRYWVSYRGQTLARTVRGMMYYREALELQCFLDFADDDAIFGGYRAIDTTHRNYKTLKDRAQALADMKFTYVVSCQVYGAQKMSSDPRERGHYLNILSLMLEHPTLRVAYIDEREETVEKKTEKVYYSVLVKGGDKLDEEIYRIKLPGPPAKIGEGKPENQNHAIIFTRGEALQTIDMNQDNYFEEAFKMRNVLEEFLKRQRRRPTILGLREHIFTGSVSSLAWFMSNQETSFVTIGQRILANPLRVRFHYGHPDIFDRIFHLTRGGLSKASKTINLSEDIFSGYNSTLRNGYVTHNEYIQVGKGRDVGMNQISLFEAKVANGNGEQTLSRDVYRLGRRFDFYRMLSFYFTTVGFYFSSMVTVLIVYVFLYGRLYMVLSGLEKRILDDPYIRQSKALEEALATQSLFQLGLLLVLPMVMEIGLERGFRTAIGDLIIMQLQLASVFFTFQLGTKAHYYGRTLLHGGSKYRATGRGFVVFHAKFADNYRMYSRSHFVKGLELLMLLIVYEVYGHSYRSSSLYFFITFSMWFLVASWLFAPFVFNPSGFDWQKTVDDWTDWKKWMGNRGGIGIAQDKSWESWWNGEQEHFKYTNLRGRVLEIILASRFFIYQYGIVYRLKISHGRKDILVYGLSWFVMLTVLLVLKMVSMGRRKFSTDFQLMFRILKALLFLGFASVMTVLFVVAGLAVSDIFAATLAFLPTGWALILIAQACAPCLKGIGLWVSVMELSRAYEAIMGLVIFMPVVVLSWFPFMSEFQTRLLFNQAFSRGLQISMILSGRKEEKSSTS; from the exons ATGGCCAGTAGTAGTGGGACCAAGGGCGATATGGGCCCGCCGCGGTCGCTCTCCAAGCGCCTCACCAGGGCTCTCACGGTCATGGACCCTTCCGACGAGAATTCCGCCGTGGACAGTGAGCTGGTGCCGTCGTCGCTCGCCTTCATTGCCCCTGTTCTCCGGGTCGCTAATGAAATTGAGCAAGATAATCCCCGCGTTGCTTATTTGT GCCGATTTCATGCATTCGAGCAAGCGCACAAGGCAGATCCGACATCCACTGGGCGTGGTGTTAGGCAATTTAAGACATACTTACTTCACAGACTTGAAAAG GAAGAAGCAGAGACAGAACCGAAGCTTGCAGGTAACGATCCCAGAGAAATCCAGAAATATTATCAGCTGTTCTATGAGCACAATATCAAAAGGGGGGGAAATACAAAAACACC GGAGGAGATGGCAAAGATCTATCAGATTGCTACTGTCTTGTATGATGTGCTGAGGACGGTCGTGCCATCAGCAAAAGTTGATAGTGAG ACCCAGAAATATGCGAAAGATGttcaagagaaaaaagaacaaTATGAGCACTTCAACATTCTTCCCTTGCATGCTGTTGGTGTTAAACCAGCAATTATGGAGCTCCCTGAG atcaAAGCAGCACTTCAAGCTATTCGTTATGTATATCATCTTCCAACATTTCAAATGCctgaagaaagagagaggcCAGTCAATGACATTCTTGAATGGCTTGCTTTACGTTTTGGATTTCAG AAAGGAAATGTTGCTAATCAGAGGGAACACTTGATATTGCTTCTTGCTAACATGGACATAAGAAACAAGAATCTTCAGACTTACACACAT TTGGAAGGCAAGACGGTTCAGGAATTGATggacatgatttttaaaaattatcagTCATGGTGTAAATATCTACACCTTAAACAACATCTGGA CTGTCCACGAGATGAAAGGAAACAACAATTGCAGCTTCTGTATATTGGACTTTATCTCCTCATTTGGGGTGAAGCATCCAACATTCGATTTATGCCAGAGTGCTTATGCTATATTTTTCACTGT ATGGCAAAGGAGATGCATGAAACTCTGTTCAATAATGCTCAACACGTTACTGGAGCTGCTACCCAACTAGTACCACTAGGTGAGGAATCATTTTTGAAGAAGATAGTGACCCCTATTTATGAAGTTCTCGAAAAG GAAGCCAGGAGAAACAAAGAAGGAAAAGCAAGCCATTCAGCATGGAGAAACTACGATGATCTTAATGAATACTTTTG GACTAAGAGGTGTTTTAAGTTGAAATGGCCACTGGATCTAAAAGCTGATTTTTTTGTGCATTCGGAAGTGATAAAGTCCAGGCACAAG AGACATAACCAGACTGTTGGAAAGAGAAAGCCCAAGACTAATTTTGTAGAAGTGCGTACGTTTTGGCACCTTTACAGGAGTTTTGACAGAATGTGGATTTTCTTTATATTGGTGCTACAG GCGATGATTATAATTGCATGGCATCAACGTGTATCCTCAAATGTTCTTTTTGACGAGGATGTATTCAGAAGTGTTTTGAGCATCTTTATCACTGCTgccattttgaattttttgagaG CTGTCCTCGACATGGTCCTCAGTTTCCATGCCTGGAGGAGCCTGAAAGTTACCCAGATACTCCGATATCTCCTGAAATTGGCAACTGCTACATTTTGGCTTATAGTCATGCCACTGACATATTCCAGATCTATTCAGAACCCAACTGGGATAATGAGATTAATTGACAATTTGGGAGCAGATTGGCAGAACCAAGACCTTTATTATTACTGCATTGCAATCTACtttttaccaaatattctagcTTCCTTCCTCTTTCTGTTTCCTTTTATGCGGAGAGTCATGGAACGCTCAAATTGGCGCATTATTGTTCTTCTTATGTGGTGGGCTCAG CCAAAGCTGTATGTTGGAAGAGGAATGCATGAAGATATGTTCTCCCTTTTCAA GTACACGCTTTTTTGGATTACCCTGCTAATAAGCAAGATAGCATTCAGCTACTATGTTGAG ATATTGCCATTAATTGAACCAACAAGGACGATCATGAATATCACTGTCAGTAATTATGATTGGCatgatttctttccaaatG CAACTCATAACATGGGTGTGGTTATTTCTATCTGGGCTCCAGTCATTCTG GTATATTTCATGGACACACAAATATGGTATGCTATATATGGAACTATCATTGGTGGGATTTATGGCGCATTTAGCCACCTTGGAGAG ATTAGAACCCTTGGCATGTTAAGGGCAAGGTTTGAAAATGTTCCTTTAGCATTCAGCAAGCGTCTTGTTCCATATTCCAAAGGGGAAGCCAAACGGCATAGAGGG GATGACATGTATGATAGAATAAACATCGCAAAGTTCTCTCAGATGTGGAATGAGTTTATATCATCTCTCAGAAATGAGGACTTGATCAGTCACTg GGAGAGAGATCTGCTTCTTGTGCCTTACTCATCAAGTGATGTCCCTGTTGTCCAGTGGCCTCCTTTCTTGCTTGCCAGTAAG ATTCCAATAGTACTGGACATGGCAAAAGATTTCAAGGAAAACGATGATGCTGAACTCTTCAGGAAAATCAAGAGCGATGATTTCATGAAGTCTGCGGTAATTGAATGCTACGAGATATTGAAGCAAGTTCTAATTGGCCTTCTGCTAGATGAAGGGGATAAGGA AATTATCAGGCAGATCTGCAACAAAGTTGACAGCAGCATACGTGATCGTAGATTCTTGAGGGAATTTGACATGACTGGGCTGcctttattaaatgaaaaattggatAGATTTTTCAAACTTCTT ATGGAAGATTATGAAGACCTAGAGTTATACAGATCTCAGATCATAAACAAGCTCCAGGATATCATAGAGATTATCATTCAAGATGTAATGTTTGATGGCCATAA gattttggaaaatttcaATCAAGGAAACGAGAAAGAACAGCAGAAGTTTGAGAAGGTCAATATCAATCTCTTGGAGAGCAGCTCCTGGAAGGAAAAG GTCGTCCGACTTCATTTGCTTTTGACTGTGAAAGAGTCAGCAATTAATGTCCCAATGAATTTAGAAGCTCGGCGACGCATTACTTTCTTTGCCAACTCTTTATTTATGACAATGCCTCCCGCTCCTAAAGTTCGTAACATGCTGTCTTTTAG CGTTTTGACGCCATACTATAGAGAAGATGTTCTATACTCACCGGAAGAgcttaaaaaggaaaacgagGATGGcatttcaactttattttaccttCAGAAAATTTATCCGG atgAATGGAATAATTATATGGAGCGGATCAGAGACCCCAAACTCAGTTATTTCAAAAGAGACAAGAATGAAATGGATCGTTATTGGGTATCTTACAGGGGCCAGACACTTGCTCGAACAG TGAGGGGAATGATGTATTACAGGGAGGCCCTAGAACTTCAATGCTTTCTGGACTTTGCTGATGATGATG CTATATTTGGTGGCTATCGGGCCATTGATACGACTCACCGTAACTACAAAACTCTCAAGGACAGAGCACAAGCTTTAGCAGATATGAAGTTCACTTATGTTGTGTCTTGCCAGGTCTATGGTGCACAAAAGATGTCTAGCGATCCTCGAGAGCGTGGCCACTATCTCAATATTCTGAGCCTCATGTTGGA GCATCCAACGCTGCGTGTTGCTTATATTGATGAGAGGGAGGAGACAGTAGAAAAGAAAACTGAGAAGGTTTATTATTCTGTCTTGGTCAAGGGAGGGGATAAGCTGGACGAG GAAATATACCGTATCAAGCTTCCAGGTCCTCCAGCTAAAATCGGGGAGGGGAAACCCGAGAATCAAAACCATGCTATCATTTTTACCCGTGGAGAAGCCTTACAAACAATAGACATGAATCAG GACAATTATTTTGAAGAAGCTTTCAAGATGCGCAATGTTTTGGAGGAATTTTTAAAACGTCAGCGGAGAAGACCGACAATTCTGGGATTAAGGGAGCATATCTTCACAGGAAG TGTCTCATCACTTGCTTGGTTCATGTCCAATCAAGAAACTAGTTTTGTGACTATTGGGCAAAGGATTTTGGCAAACCCTTTAAG GGTAAGGTTCCACTACGGGCATCCTGATATTTTTGACAGAATCTTTCATTTGACAAGAGGTGGCTTGAGCAAAGCTTCAAAAACAATTAACTTAAGTGAAGATATTTTTTCTG GTTACAATTCAACACTGAGGAACGGCTATGTAACGCATAATGAATACATCCAAGTGGGTAAGGGACGGGATGTTGGCATGAATCAGATATCTCTGTTTGAGGCGAAGGTTGCAAATGGCAATGGAGAGCAGACACTTAGCAGAGACGTCTATCGGCTTGGACGTAGGTTTGATTTCTACAGAATGCTGTCCTTCTACTTCACCACAGTCGGATTTTACTTCAGTAGCATG GTTACCGTGCTTATCGTATACGTCTTCTTATACGGACGACTATACATGGTCTTGAGTGGTTTGGAAAAGCGAATTCTGGATGATCCTTATATTCGTCAGAGTAAAGCTCTTGAGGAGGCTTTGGCAACTCAATCTCTTTTTCAGCTAGGCTTGTTGCTGGTGCTGCCAATGGTGATGGAAATCGGCCTTGAACGAGGCTTTCGAACTGCCATTGGCGATTTGATCATCATGCAGTTGCAGCTGGCATCTGTCTTCTTCACATTTCAGCTTGGAACAAAGGCTCACTATTATGGTAGAACACTGCTACATGGAGGGTCGAAATACCGAGCCACAGGTCGTGGTTTTGTCGTCTTTCATGCCAAGTTTGCCGATAACTACAGAATGTATTCCCGCAGTCACTTTGTCAAAGGTTTGGAGCTTTTGATGCTTTTGATCGTGTATGAGGTATATGGGCATTCCTATCGAAGTTCATCACTGTACTTCTTCATTACCTTTTCAATGTGGTTCCTTGTTGCTTCCTGGTTGTTTGCTCCTTTCGTTTTCAACCCATCCGGGTTTGACTGGCAAAAGACCGTGGATGATTGGACGGACTGGAAGAAGTGGATGGGAAACCGCGGAGGTATCGGGATTGCACAGGATAAAAGTTGGGAATCTTGGTGGAATGGAGAGCAGGAACACTTCAAATACACTAACTTAAGGGGTAGAGTGCTCGAGATCATCCTTGCATCTCGCTTTTTCATATACCAGTATGGCATTGTCTATCGCCTCAAAATATCACACGGCCGCAAGGATATCCTG GTCTATGGCTTGTCTTGGTTCGTGATGCTCACAGTTCTTCTCGTCTTAAAG ATGGTGTCGATGGGGAGGCGAAAGTTTAGTACAGACTTTCAGCTCATGTTTAGGATTCTGAAAGCACTTTTATTCCTTGGGTTTGCATCAGTGATGACTGTGCTATTCGTCGTTGCTGGCCTTGCTGTCAGTGATATATTTGCTGCTACACTGGCCTTCTTGCCCACCGGGTGGGCCCTCATCCTC ATTGCCCAAGCATGCGCGCCTTGTTTGAAGGGAATTGGGCTTTGGGTGTCTGTGATGGAACTGTCCAGGGCCTATGAAGCCATAATGGGACTCGTGATCTTCATGCCCGTTGTTGTGCTGTCATGGTTCCCGTTCATGTCTGAATTCCAGACTCGTCTTCTCTTCAACCAAGCCTTCAGTCGGGGCCTCCAGATATCGATGATTTTGTCCGGGAGGAAGGAGGAGAAGTCGTCAACCTCTTGA
- the LOC125196745 gene encoding WRKY transcription factor 71-like: MPDADNNAYPYNMGSQQGFHFSFLTDHNSPTPFMYNHPKQPIQNPAEIFDLSFFHGGYNTPSAPAFDSSSEAAAVFGDSSSNNNLDLGETSSSAAAAQNSSMEAGVEEADSCKSKQPKVCEGGDLKPKKVIKEKKKGEKKEREARFAFVTKSEIDNLEDGYRWRKYGQKAVKNSPFPRSYYKCTSQKCGVKKLIERSYEDSSMVITTYLGRHNHHSPATLRGRATTLPAPLLLSQPQLGFHGFPDNYFTAINHHHNSNFPQLEINSQFLADQFNMDSSFLQQP, translated from the exons ATGCCTGATGCAGACAACAACGCATATCCTTACAACATGGGATCACAACAAGGGTTTCACTTTTCCTTCTTAACCGATCACAATTCTCCCACACCTTTTATGTACAACCACCCGAAGCAGCCTATTCAAAACCCTGCTGAAATCTTTGATCTGAGCTTCTTTCATGGAGGGTACAACACCCCATCAGCACCCGCTTTTGACTCATCATCTGAAGCTGCGGCTGTTTTTGGTGATAGCTCCTCTAACAATAATCTTGATCTTGGAGAGACTAGCTCCAGCGCTGCAGCAGCTCAGAATTCTTCCATGGAGGCCGGAGTTGAAGAAGCAGATTCTTGCAAAAGCAAGCAGCCGAAAGTGTGTGAAGGTGGAGATTTGAAGCCTAAAAAAGT catcaaagagaaaaagaaaggggagaaaaaggaaagagaagCACGATTTGCTTTTGTGACTAAAAGCGAGATAGACAATCTTGAAGATGGATATAGATGGAGAAAGTATGGCCAGAAAGCTGTGAAGAATAGCCCCTTTCCAAG GAGCTACTACAAGTGCACTAGCCAAAAGTGTGGTGTGAAGAAGCTTATTGAGAGATCATATGAAGACTCATCAATGGTGATCACCACCTATTTGGGGAGACACAACCACCacagccccgccactctccgGGGCAGAGCCACCACGCTGCCGGCTCCCCTTCTGCTGTCGCAGCCGCAGCTCGGATTCCATGGCTTCCCTGACAACTACTTCACTGCTATTAATCACCatcataattcaaattttccacAGCTCGAGATCAATTCCCAATTTCTAGCTGATCAATTCAACATGGATTCATCTTTTCTTCAACAGCCCTAG